Proteins co-encoded in one Malus sylvestris chromosome 9, drMalSylv7.2, whole genome shotgun sequence genomic window:
- the LOC126583226 gene encoding citrate synthase, glyoxysomal — protein sequence MSRVMELPVTARGRLAVLSAHLAAATIEPYEFGPALEPHCMSAQNMVPPPGNLRGPLTIVDERTGKRYQVQVSDEGTVKATDLKKITTGKNDKGLKLYDPGYLNTAPVRSSICYIDGDEGILRYRGYPIEELAENSTFLEVAYLLMYGNLPSESQYADWEFAVSQHSAVPQGILDIIQAIPHDAHPMGILVSAMSALSVFHPDANPALRGQEIYKSKQVRDKQIARILGKAPTIAAAAYLRLAGRPAVLPANNLSYSENFLYMLDSLGTRSYKPNPRLARVLDVLFILHAEHEMNCSTAAARHLASSGVDVYTALAGATGALYGPLHGGANEAVLKMLNEIGTVENIPDFIEGVKNRKRKMSGFGHRVYKNYDPRAKVIRKLAEEVFSIVGRDPLIEVAVALEKAALSDEYFAKRKLYPNVDFYSGLIYRAMGFPTEFFPVLFAIPRMAGWLAHWRESLDDPDTKIMRPQQVYTGNWLRHYIPPRERIVPGDVDKLSQVSVSNASRRRLAGTGV from the exons ATGTCGAGGGTGATGGAATTGCCGGTGACAGCTCGCGGCCGCTTAGCTGTGCTATCAGCGCACCTGGCAGCTGCGACCATCGAGCCCTATGAGTTCGGACCCGCTCTCGAGCCGCACTGCATGTCCGCTCAGAACATGGTACCACCGCCCGGGAACCTCCGGGGACCTTTGACCATCGTCGACGAGAGGACCGGTAAGAGGTATCAGGTCCAGGTCTCTGATGAAGGAACCGTCAAGGCCACTGATCTCAAGAAG ATCACAACAGGGAAAAATGACAAGGGGCTGAAGCTGTATGATCCAGGATATCTTAATACCGCCCCTGTTCGATCCTCCATTTGTTATATCGATGGCGACGAGGGGATTCTTAGATATAGAGGCTACCCAATTGAGGAATTGGCTGAGAATAGTACCTTTTTGGAAGTGGCCTATCTCTTGA TGTATGGGAATTTGCCTTCTGAGAGTCAATATGCGGATTGGGAATTTGCCGTTTCTCAGCATTCAGCTGTACCGCAGGGAATTTTG GACATTATCCAGGCAATACCTCATGATGCACATCCAATGGGCATACTTGTGAGTGCGATGAGTGCTCTTTCCGTTTTCCATCCCGATGCTAATCCTGCTCTCCGA GGGCAAGAAATTTACAAATCGAAACAAGTGAGAGACAAGCAAATAGCACGCATCCTTGGGAAG GCACCAACAATTGCAGCAGCAGCTTATTTGAGATTGGCTGGAAGACCTGCGGTTCTCCCTGCTAACAACCTTTCTTATTCAGAGAACTTTTTATACATGCTAGATTCCTT AGGCACTAGATCTTACAAACCAAATCCCCGACTGGCTCGAGTTTTAGATGTTCTCTTCATATTGCATGCAGAACATGAGATGAATTGCTCCACAGCTGCTGCCCGGCATCTGGCATCAAG TGGTGTAGATGTTTACACTGCTCTTGCTGGAGCTACAGGAGCTCTCTATGGCCCTCTTCATGGCGGAGCAAATGAG GCTGTGCTGAAGATGTTAAATGAGATTGGAACTGTTGAGAACATTCCAGATTTCATAGAGGGTGTGAAGAACAG GAAGCGAAAGATGTCAGGTTTTGGGCATCGCGTGTACAAAAACTATGATCCTAGAGCAAAGGTCATAAGGAAATTGGCAGAGGAAGTATTTTCCATTGTTGGAAGGGATCCTCTGATTGAG GTAGCTGTTGCTTTGGAGAAGGCTGCACTTTCAGATGAGTATTTTGCTAAGAGAAAGCTGTATCCAAATGTTGATTTCTACTCTGGATTAATCTACAG GGCAATGGGATTTCCAACGGAATTCTTCCCGGTTTTGTTCGCGATCCCTCGAATGGCTGGGTGGTTGGCACACTGGCGAGAATCCCTTGATGATCCTGATACTAAGATCATGAGACCCCAACAG GTGTATACTGGAAACTGGCTGCGCCACTACATACCGCCAAGAGAACGCATAGTACCAGGTGATGTAGACAAGCTCTCTCAGGTTTCTGTATCAAATGCCTCTAGGCGTCGTCTGGCCGGAACTGGTGTTTAG
- the LOC126583230 gene encoding V-type proton ATPase subunit D-like — translation MSGQSQRLNVVPTVTMLGVMKARLVGATRGHALLKKKSDALTVQFRQILKNIVSTKESMGDVMKDSSFALTEAKYVAGENIKHIVLENVHNATIKVRSRQENVAGVKLPKFDYFTEGETKNDLTGLARGGQQVQLCRAAYVKAIEVLVELASLQTSFLTLDEAIKTTNRRVNALENVVKPRLENTISYIKGELDELEREDFFRLKKIQGYKKREIERQMAAARNFANEQVAEKLSLKKGISLNSAQNLLSAEKDDDIIF, via the coding sequence ATGTCTGGCCAAAGCCAACGGTTGAATGTAGTTCCTACCGTTACTATGCTTGGAGTTATGAAAGCTCGCCTTGTTGGTGCAACAAGAGGTCATGCTCTCCTGAAGAAGAAGAGTGATGCTTTAACAGTGCAGTTTCGTCAGATTCTTAAAAATATTGTGTCGACCAAAGAATCCATGGGAGATGTCATGAAAGACTCCTCCTTTGCCCTTACTGAAGCCAAGTATGTTGCTGGCGAGAACATCAAGCACATTGTTCTCGAGAATGTCCACAATGCCACTATTAAAGTTCGATCAAGGCAAGAGAATGTTGCTGGTGTAAAGCTCCCAAAGTTCGACTATTTTACTGAAGGCGAGACCAAGAACGACCTCACTGGATTGGCAAGAGGTGGACAACAGGTCCAGCTCTGCCGTGCTGCTTATGTGAAAGCAATCGAGGTTCTCGTGGAGCTTGCTTCACTTCAAACATCATTTTTAACCCTTGACGAAGCAATCAAGACCACAAACCGTCGTGTCAATGCTCTGGAGAACGTTGTGAAGCCTAGGTTGGAGAATACAATAAGCTATATCAAGGGGGAGTTGGATGAGCTCGAAAGAGAGGACTTCTTCAGGCTGAAAAAGATACAGGGTTATAAGAAGCGAGAAATTGAGAGACAAATGGCAGCAGCCAGGAACTTTGCCAACGAGCAGGTTGCGGAAAAGTTATCGCTGAAGAAGGGCATTTCCCTAAATTCAGCTCAGAACTTGTTGTCTGCGGAGAAGGACGACGACATCATTTTCTGA